The following are encoded together in the Brassica napus cultivar Da-Ae chromosome A9, Da-Ae, whole genome shotgun sequence genome:
- the LOC106400254 gene encoding LOW QUALITY PROTEIN: small subunit processome component 20 homolog (The sequence of the model RefSeq protein was modified relative to this genomic sequence to represent the inferred CDS: substituted 1 base at 1 genomic stop codon): MATPADSRAVKSLNNSQGTNKFVFKKVGEKMEDTKTEVVNVFKSLEKVKAEPSQGSTFLKDRLVELRELNTTEHFTKFYEEMFPFVQTLPLVISQKEIVFSKLVSGLHMEARLSLGAFLELIDDLSRDLLDSFIPFLPRLVNSLVTLLKKGGQKEPDIVKQIFVSWSNIVMNLQKYLICDIERVLRDTLELRYYPQESINELMSRSMALLLRTARDEQREIGIKRIISELADPLKKCGGAGLLYHVMIRDASEKSLHSKAGKALSFLLKDSTLSSCDDFPQGSGSTVEAVSSALQRICEATNAEELTVLWDCLFKETKESIKNKNSAHLTRLLTLLTSAVRVGKGLKACDYRYLVGLVSQIVPTFMDSSDVLSRFLGLMLCTIDIPSDVNELESIASQWTPIFSLKSLSLVSFLRGLLEKKDGLIVQVFACNILSCINNMITESSEEVIPLLLSLCKKQQTSHDKVDIVYGSFESIQVFLEDKIKKIQINIENTGLAQIDEAELAAVWGAVNCFPYFKLDSSLLIRFKNTLKQQLAASAVSGSSAQELMWQSLLGSALRSCLKIRSTGRLIHSDVEEVLSLAKCYKSCVQVLSPVADYLDFVYRPQLANDDISKPCPELQANNAEDAFDIFCENLRHPNKDVRLMTLRILCHFEPLSPDPCVEEHPPPMKKLKTEVVQKSPSKKNDVTTNVLQILKTVGESRPTLRSKKDLDAVRHLADDRIHDAYVPLVFNGMIGLFHTNNESTEIWEPASKCLADLMMKHTSALWNGFVHYLGHCQLKIEALHIHRGNGNYSVSQKHTGLMESFNAFISPRFNGTPTADVVSLLLKTLQKVPSVAQSHTSDILPLLLKFMGYKTENPLRVGLYNSEACKGKEWKGLLEQSLALLKLMKNPRSSRVSQFVNDVMQYRFLDDNDAEIQMSVLECLVLSNDYLLPHRHRLENLIKSKKLREELTNWNFSXDIEEAHRSHFVSLVIRIIMPKVRSLKNSASRERTSIRHREAVLGFISQLDVNELSLFFALLMKPLNIISDEATDLFWSSGKSSLDYFQRSKFSKYINVDALSTLSWKMKSGFLHVIQHILEVFDVFHVRPFLDFLMGCVVRLLVNNAPNIDEESNNIDKEIVSTNHDQAGTSLKQFKELRSLCLKIIARVLKKYEDCDLGSEFWDLFFSAVNPLIKSFKQEGSSSEKPSSLFTCFLSMSKSPNLVTFLCREESLVPDIFSIPTVTTASEAIKSSALSFIKNLLSLEKDMEDDDHMNKGFLNPYIDALINNLHSLFRGDILRRKSFKYHGEREIKILKLLSKHIRDESHVMKYLNILLSFLDKRVKYSDIHREALLAIQDITSLLGSESTNKIIDTVSLLLVDAKPDVRLCICNLLESLAKIDSSLDRVAKCVSDMNATSPMKVDDLDYETIMDAYAKIDVDFLNESSEQHMMIILSQSLYNMTSKEVMLKDCACNLLCTFIEFSASLLCQEASAHSDIGKEVSKSVARWTGDRVLWIMNKFILKHIGDAVNNGISCGKGEILLIRKMVMRLPDSGNLSAFRPLCSENDDLDFFKNVFNIQAHRRAKAINSFAKEIKDSSLPEGVVRKLLVSIFFNMLLEGQERKGQDSKGRVKKGQNSKDENVLDACEEALASLSAHMSWTSYYALLKRCFREMKQHTDKSKRLLDLVCLILDKFHFAEGGEAHEEIRGCLDKTLYPKITKLFDSESDGVNFNAYVAAVKVLKLLPKEIMDSKIDSLVNKLSNFLRDPMESTREKARKALAACLKELGLENYLQLVVKKLVSLLTKGSEVHVLGYTVNHILSKCLPSPTGWKLDHCLEDLLDVVEADILGDVDEQKEDKKDSMNKRKKKMETRKRKSLDTLRLIAENVTFRSHALTLLSPVTKQLQGPMTSKLKSTLKDILKHIAIGLEGNPSVDQGDLFCFIYHRVDDNKKSGLRGQISSQPSKKKRKSRRIKDTSGAKSCPHLITVFALDLLHNRLKRIQPNNTNEELVSKLDPFVKLLVGCLSSVYEEVVSSSIKCFTALLRLQLPSFKSEAGEVKTKVLAIAQSAVSSSSPLVQSCLKLLTALVSNDNFKLSSEELKMLIQFSMFSDLESDSSVASLSLLKAIVRKKLKVPKIYDIADQVSRLMITHQDGSIRNKCGDILVEFLVNYTPSEKHLEGYFNFLQKNLSYEHSTGREAVLDVLQKLIHKFPDPSPGKQSKPCLGHQSVVHQQSQNLFIELALHLERENDQKLLAKICVVIKLLIGCMTNYKSSLKLSLGWYKQENSRVRGAKVLRLFIEAEKKFPEKKCSILLKEAKTILEAAVKLQNTVEEGSIPLWKEAYYSLIMIEKMLTRFPHLCFREDSKDVWTMVFKLLLHRHEWLQTTTCRLLHYYFKKLAESTQAESLLGKPSSLFMVAASLCFQLKLKVDRNRVINKNNDTTEEDYLRENLVFAVTGLHSMIGQTDDEYWSSLDSDEQAKFMEAFLVFDSGKVRSTFLSLTSSGDLKGLDDVRNVLVGSLLKRMGKLAFDVDSHQMRIVFNVYKEFASNLNQEECRLYAFRILLPLYKVCQGFTGKAITDELEQLAEEVRDGIRDKSLGVQMFVKVYSEIKKSLEVKRQKRRREEKEMAVVNPERNAKRKLKVASKNKANKKRRMMRSKMDRWSRS, translated from the exons ATGGCGACTCCAGCTGATTCTAGGGCTGTCAAGTCGCTCAACAACTCTCAGGGAACGAATAAATTTGTG TTCAAGAAGGTCGGTGAGAAAATGGAAGACACTAAAACAGAAGTAGTCAATGTCTTTAAGAGCTTGGAGAAGGTGAAGGCTGAGCCTTCACAGGGTTCCACCTTTCTCAAGGATCGCCTCGTAGAATTAAGG GAACTGAATACAACAGAACATTTTACTAAATTCTATGAAGAGATGTTCCCCTTTGTTCAAACTCTGCCGTTGGTCATCTCGCAAAAAGAAATAGTCTTCTCAAAGCTTGTCTCTGGATTACATATGGAAGCAAGATTATCTCTGGGAGCCTTTCTCGA GTTGATTGATGATTTATCGAGAGATCTCTTGGACAGCTTTATTCC CTTCCTTCCAAGGCTTGTTAACTCCTTAGTGACACTCCTGAAAAAGGGTGGTCAGAAAGAGCCAGATATTGTTAAGCAG ATATTCGTATCATGGTCCAACATAGTAATGAACCTGCAGAAGTATCTCATATGCGACATCGAACGTGTTCTCAG GGATACACTGGAGCTGAGGTACTACCCCCAAGAATCTATCAACGAATTGATGTCACGTTCTATGGCACTTTTGTTGAGGACTGCACGGGATGAGCAACGCGAGATAG GGATCAAGAGGATCATTTCTGAACTTGCTGACCCACTGAAGAAATGTGGAGGAGCTGGACTACTATATCATGTTATGATCAGGGATGCTTCTGAGAAAAGTCTCCATTCCAAAGCTGGGAAAGCTTTGAGTTTCTTGCTGAAAGATTCAACATTGTCCTCTTGTGATGATTTTCCTCAGG GTTCTGGTAGTACAGTAGAAGCTGTGAGTTCAGCTTTGCAAAGAATATGCGAGGCAACTAATGCAGAAGAATTAACCGTTCTGTGGGACTGCTTgtttaaagaaacaaaagaatcaatcaaaaacaaaaactcagcTCATTTGACCCGACTCTTGACACTGCTTACTTCAGCTGTTAGGGTTGGGAAAGGTCTCAAAGCTTGTG ATTACCGATATTTGGTTGGACTTGTGAGCCAGATTGTGCCAACTTTTATGGATTCCTCTGATGTTCTCAGTAGATTTCTAGGACTGATGTTATGCACCATTGACATACCCAGTGATGTCAATGAGCTGGAATCCATTGCTTCACAATGGACCCCCATTTTTTCGTTGAAGAGTTTAAG TTTGGTGAGTTTCTTGCGGGGGTTGCTAGAGAAGAAAGATGGATTAATAGTGCAAGTCTTTGCCTGTAATATATTAAG CTGCATCAACAATATGATTACGGAGTCTTCGGAGGAGGTTATTCCTCTGTTACTATCATTGTGTAAGAAGCAGCAAACTAGTCACGACAAGGTGGATATCGTATATGGATCATTTGAGAGTATTCAGGTCTTCTTGGAAGACAAGATTAAGAAGATTCAAATAAATATAGAGAATACTGGATTAGCTCAAATTGATGAGGCTGAGTTGGCTGCTGTCTGGGGAGCTGTCAATTGTTTTCCCTATTTTAAATTGGATTCATCATTACTGATTCGCTTCAAGAATACTCTGAAACAGCAGTTGGCAGCCTCAGCTG TCAGCGGTTCTAGTGCTCAGGAACTAATGTGGCAGAGCTTACTTGGTTCTGCCTTGAGGTCATGTCTCAAAATCCGTTCTACTGGAAGACTCATCCACAGTGATGTAGAGGAAGTTTTGTCTCTTGCTAAATGTTACAAGTCATGTGTACAAGTGCTGTCTCCCGTAGCCGACTATTTGGATTTTGTGTATAG ACCTCAATTAGCAAACGATGATATCTCTAAGCCATGTCCAGAGCTACAAGCAAACAATGCTGAAGATGCCTTTGAcatattttgtgaaaatttgCGTCACCCGAACAAAGACGTCCGTCTTATGACTCTAAGGATCTTGTGCCATTTTGAACCTTTGTCTCCTGACCCTTGTGTTGAAGAGCATCCTCCTCCAATGAAGAAGCTGAAAACTGAAGTGGTCCAGAAGTCTCCCTCTAAAAAGAATGATGTCACTACGAAT GTTCTTCAGATACTGAAAACAGTTGGAGAGTCTCGTCCCACATTACGGAGTAAAAAGGATTTGGATGCAGTACGGCATCTCGCTGATGACAGGATACATGATGCATATGTGCCGCTTGTATTCAATGGAATGATAGGGTTGTTTCATACAAATAATGAATCTACTGAAATTTGGGAACCAGCATCTAAGTGCCTTGCGGATCTTATGATGAAGCACACAAGCGCGCTGTGGAATGGTTTTGTTCATTATTTGGGCCACTGCCAACTAAAAATTGAAGCACTCCACATTCATAGAGGGAATGGAAACTACAGCGTTTCACAGAAGCATACTG GTCTGATGGAGAGTTTTAATGCATTCATCTCCCCGCGGTTTAATGGTACGCCTACTGCAGATGTAGTATCTCTGTTGCTAAAGACCTTACAGAAAGTTCCCAGTGTTGCTCAGTCTCATACCTCTGATATTCTCCCTCTGCTATTGAAATTTATGGGGTACAAGACCGAAAACCCTTTGAG GGTCGGACTGTATAACAGCGAAGCTTGTAAAGGAAAGGAGTGGAAGGGGTTGCTGGAACAGTCTTTGGCTTTGCTGAAGCTGATGAAGAATCCGAGGTCGTCACGTGTTAGTCAATTTGTAAACGACGTTATGCAGTACAG GTTCTTGGATGATAATGATGCTGAAATACAAATGAGTGTCCTAGAGTGCCTTGTGCTGTCGAATGACTATTTACTCCCACACCGCCATCGTTTGGAGAATCTGATCAAGTCTAAAAAACTGAGAGAAGAGCTCACGAACTGGAACTTCTCATAGGACATTGAGGAAGCTCACAGATCTCACTTTGTTTCTCTTGTAATTAGAATCATTATGCCAAAAGTTAGGAGTTTAAAAAATTCAGCGTCGCGTGAG cGTACAAGTATTCGTCACAGGGAGGCAGTTCTTGGCTTTATATCTCAGCTGGATGTTAATGAACTTTCCCTCTTCTTTGCATTGTTGATGAAGCCTTTGAACATTATATCAGATGAAGCAACGGACCTGTTTTGGAGCTCCGGTAAAAGCTCTCTGGATTATTTCCAAAGGTCCAAGTTCTCGAAATATATCAACGTGGATGCTCTTTCTACCTTGTCCTGGAAGATGAAATCTGGTTTTCTTCATGTCATCCAACACATACTTGAAGTCTTTGATGTATTCCATGTCCGACCATTTCTAGACTTTCTCATGGGATGTGTTGTCCGGCTATTAGTAAACAACGCTCCAAATATCGATGAAGAAAGTAACAACATTGATAAAGAGATTGTCTCAACAAATCACGACCag GCTGGCACTTCTCTAAAGCAGTTTAAAGAGTTGAGATCCTTATGTCTGAAGATTATTGCTCGTGTTCTTAAAAAGTACGAGGATTGTGATCTTGGCTCTGAGTTCTGGGACCTATTCTTTTCAGCGGTGAATCCGTTGATCAAGAGTTTTAAGCAGGAGGGTTCCAGCAGTGAGAAACCAAGCTCATTGTTCACATGCTTCTTGTCAATGAGCAAAAGCCCCAATCTCGTCACCTTCTTATGTCGGGAAGAGTCTCTTGTTCCAGACATTTTCTCAATTCCAACAGTCACCACAGCTTCAGAAGCTATAAAGTCCTCTGCCTTGAGTTTCATAAAGAATCTGCTCAGCCTTGAGAAGGACATGGAGGACGATGACCATATGAACAAAGGATTCTTAAACCCATACATAGACGCACTGATTAACAACTTACATTCTCTCTTTCGTGGAGATATTTTGAGAAG GAAATCATTCAAGTATCATGGTGAAAGAGAGATCAAGATTCTTAAACTATTGTCGAAACATATCAGAGATGAATCTCATGTAATGAAGTATTTGAACATCTTGCTGTCTTTCTTGGACAAACGTGTGAAATATTCTG ATATTCATCGTGAGGCTTTGCTAGCCATTCAAGACATCACATCGTTGCTTGGGAGTGAGAGTACTAACAAAATTATAGATACAGTCTCTCTTCTGCTTGTTGACGCTAAACCTGATGTCCGATTATGCATTTGTAACCTTCTTGAGTCCCTTGCGAAAATCGATTCTTCTCTAGATCGAGTG GCAAAATGCGTAAGCGATATGAATGCAACCTCACCCATGAAAGTTGATGACCTTGACTATGAAACGATAATGGATGCTTATGCCAAGATTGATGTGGATTTCCTTAACGAATCCTCGGAGCAGCACATGATGATCATTCTCTCACAGAGTCTATACAACATGACATCAAAAGAAGTTATGCTAAAGGATTGTGCATGTAACCTCTTGTGCACTTTTATTGAATTTTCAGCCTCTTTACTTTGCCAAGAGGCCTCAGCACACTCCGACATTGGCAAAGAGGTTTCAAAATCCGTTGCAAGATGGACAGGCGATCGCGTGTTGTGGATTATGAATAAGTTTATTTTGAAACACATTGGCGATGCAGTAAACAACGGAATCTCATGTGGAAAG GGGGAGATTCTTTTGATACGCAAAATGGTGATGAGACTTCCAGATTCCGGGAATCTTTCTGCATTCAGACCTTTGTGCTCTGAGAACGATGACCTTGATTTCTTCAAAAACGTCTTTAACATTCAG GCACACCGTAGAGCAAAGGCAATTAACAGTTTTGCCAAGGAGATCAAAGATAGCAGTCTGCCTGAG GGAGTTGTGAGAAAACTCTTGGTCTCAATCTTTTTCAACATGTTGCTTGAGGGACAAGAAAGAAAAGGTCAAGATAGTAAAGGTCGAGTTAAAAAGGGTCAAAATAGTAAAGATGAAAATGTCCTTGATGCATGCGAAGAAGCCCTTGCATCCCTGTCTGCTCATATGAGTTGGACCTCGTACTACGCTCTATTGAAGCGGTGTTTCCGAGAGATGAAGCAGCATACCGACAAGAGCAAGCGTCTGTTGGATCTCGTCTGCTTGATCTTGGACAAGTTTCACTTTGCAGAAGGTGGTGAGGCTCACGAGGAGATTAGGGGTTGCCTTGACAAAACCTTGTATCCAAAGATAACGAAGCTGTTTGATTCTGAGTCTGATGGCGTTAACTTCAACGCCTATGTAGCTGCTGTGAAGGTTCTGAAGCTACTTCCCAAAGAGATAATGGACTCAAAGATAGATTCTTTAGTCAATAAACTTTCCAATTTTTTGAGGGACCCGATGGAGAGCACACGTGAGAAAGCCAGAAAAGCTCTGGCTGCTTGTTTGAAGGAGCTTGGCCTGGAGAATTACTTGCAACTTGTCGTGAAGAAGCTAGTTTCTCTATTAACAAAAGGGTCTGAGGTGCATGTGCTGGGGTACACTGTCAACCACATCTTATCGAAGTGCCTGCCAAGTCCTACTGGGTGGAAGTTGGATCATTGTTTGGAAGATCTTCTTGATGTAGTGGAAGCCGATATCCTTGGAGATGTTGATGAGCAGAAAGAGGACAAGAAAGATTCAATGaataagaggaagaagaaaatggaaACCAGAAAACGCAAGTCACTTGACACTCTGAGATTGATTGCTGAAAATGTAACGTTCAGAAGCCATGCATTGACGCTACTTTCTCCGGTCACTAAACAGCTGCAAGGGCCTATGACTTCGAAGCTAAAATCAACGCTTAAGGATATTTTAAAGCATATTGCAATTGGTCTTGAAGGGAATCCATCTGTTGATCAAGGAGATCTTTTCTGTTTTATATATCACCGTGTTGACGACAACAAGAAGAGTGGTCTTAGAGGTCAAATATCTTCTCAGCCAtccaaaaagaaaaggaaatcgAGACGTATTAAAGACACTTCTGGTGCAAAGTCATGTCCACATCTCATCACGGTGTTTGCTTTGGACTTATTGCACAACAGACTGAAGAGAATCCAACCCAACAATACTAACGAAGAGCTAGTGTCGAAGTTGGATCCGTTTGTCAAACTACTTGTTGGTTGTTTGAGCTCTGTGTATGAAGAGGTTGTGTCTTCATCTATTAAATGTTTCACTGCATTGTTAAGGCTTCAACTGCCTTCCTTCAAGTCTGAAGCAGGTGAAGTGAAAACCAAAGTGTTAGCCATTGCTCAGTCTGCAGTGAGTTCCAGTAGTCCTCTAGTGCAGTCATGCCTCAAGCTGTTAACAGCTCTTGTCAGCAATGATAACTTCAAGTTATCATCTGAGGAGTTGAAAATGTTGATTCAGTTCAGTATGTTTTCTGATCTGGAATCGGATTCCTCTGTTGCTTCTCTTTCACTTCTCAAGGCCATTGTGAGAAAGAAGCTCAAAGTTCCGAAGATATATGATATTGCCGACCAGGTTTCAAGGTTGATGATAACACATCAGGATGGATCAATCCGCAATAAATGTGGAGATATACTAGTAGAGTTTTTGGTCAACTATACACCTTCTGAGAAACACCTAGAAGGATATTTTAACTTCTTGCAGAAGAATCTGAG CTATGAACATTCAACTGGAAGAGAAGCAGTTCTTGACGTTCTTCAAAAGCTTATCCATAAATTCCCAGATCCTAGTCCTGGCAAGCAGTCGAAACCTTGTCTAGGCCACCAGTCTGTTGTTCACCAGCAGTCTCAAAACTTGTTTATTGAGCTTGCTCTTCATTTGGAaagagaaaatgatcaaaagttgctggcCAAGATTTGTGTTGTGATTAAGCTTCTCATAGGCTGCATGACTAATTATAAGTCCAGTCTTAAGCTCTCTCTGGGTTGGTATAAGCAGGAGAACTCACGGGTTAGAGGAGCAAAG GTATTGAGGTTATTCATTGAAGCCGAGAAAAAGTTTCCAGAGAAAAAATGCAGTATACTGTTGAAAGAGGCTAAAACGATTTTGGAGGCTGCTGTAAAGTTGCAGAACACTGTTGAGGAAGGCAGTATTCCCTTATGGAAGGAAGCATATTACTCTCTGATTATGATAGAGAAGATGCTCACGCGGTTTCCTCATTTATGTTTTCGTGAAGATTCTAAG GATGTTTGGACAATGGTGTTTAAGTTGTTGTTGCACCGACATGAGTGGTTGCAAACTACAACATGCCGACTCTTGCACTATTATTTCAAGAAACTAGCCGAGTCTACGCAAGCTGAGTCTCTTCTTGGTAAGCCAAGTAGCCTTTTCATGGTAGCTGCTTCTCTTTGCTTCCAGTTAAAGCTAAAGGTGGACCGCAACAGAGTCATCAACAAAAACAATGATACCACTGAAGAAGATTATCTGAGAGAGAATCTTGTTTTTGCTGTCACTGGTCTTCATTCAATGATTGGACAAACAGATGATGAGTACTGGTCAAGTCTCGACAGTGACGAGCAAGCGAAGTTCATGGAAGCCTTTCTAGTATTTGATTCAGGGAAAGTAAGGTCTACTTTTCTGTCTCTTACTAGTTCAGGCGACCTGAAAGGCCTAGATGATGTAAGAAACGTATTGGTCGGAAGCTTACTCAAGAGAATGGGGAAGCTTGCGTTTGATGTGGACTCTCATCAGATGAGAATAGTGTTCAACGTCTATAAAGAGTTTGCCTCAAACTTGAATCAGGAAGAGTGTCGCCTCTACGCCTTCAGGATTCTGCTCCCTTTGTACAAAGTTTGCCAAGGGTTTACAGGGAAAGCCATCACAGACGAGTTGGAACAGCTAGCTGAAGAGGTGAGAGACGGTATAAGAGACAAGAGCTTAGGCGTTCAGATGTTTGTGAAAGTTTACAGCGAAATCAAAAAGAGTTTGGAAGTGAAAAGGCAGAAGAGGAGGCGAGAAGAGAAGGAAATGGCGGTGGTGAACCCTGAGAGGAACGCAAAGAGGAAACTGAAGGTAGCTTCGAAGAACAAGGCTAACAAGAAGAGGAGGATGATGAGGAGTAAAATGGATAGATGGTCACGCTCTTGA